Proteins from a single region of Paenibacillus sp. BIHB 4019:
- a CDS encoding ABC transporter ATP-binding protein, with product MLRRFFEYYRPYKGLFILDFSCAVFAALLELVFPLALNRVVDDLLPSGNWKWILWACVGLIGIYIVSAFLHYVVTYWGHKLGIQIESDMRSRLFNHIQKLSFRFFDNNKTGHLVSRMTNDLMDIGEIAHHGPEDMFIAVMTLFGAFGLMLTINWKLAVLTFIIIPLMVYLSLYFSRKMSKAFRRMFSDIADYNARVENTVSGIRVVQAFSNEKHEVNQFEVNNGRFLQTKLVAYRVMAWNSSISYILMKFVSLFVLACGTWFVIQGQMTFGEFMAFVLLSNVFLGPIEKINSVIETYPKGIAGFKRYLELLETEPDIEDAPDAKPISRLEGEITFRDVSFGYEEGKSILNHIDLTVKTGETVALVGPSGAGKTTICSLLPRFYEVTGGAIEIDGLDIRKIKLDSLRGQIGIVQQDVFLFDGTIRENIAYGKLNATEDEIWEAARRAQLEELILSQGQGLDTLIGERGVKLSGGQKQRLSIARMFLKNPPILILDEATSALDTATEAAIQQALAELSKGRTTLVIAHRLATIKNADRIVVVTEEGIKEQGSHDELLAIKGVYNRLHKAQFGA from the coding sequence TCCGCTTGCCTTGAACCGGGTCGTAGATGATTTGCTGCCTTCGGGCAATTGGAAATGGATTTTATGGGCCTGTGTAGGCTTGATTGGCATTTATATTGTAAGTGCGTTTCTCCATTATGTGGTGACGTATTGGGGGCATAAGCTGGGCATTCAGATTGAGTCGGATATGCGCAGCAGGCTGTTTAACCACATTCAGAAGCTATCATTCCGTTTCTTCGACAATAATAAGACGGGGCATCTTGTCTCTCGTATGACGAATGACCTGATGGATATCGGGGAAATTGCCCACCACGGGCCGGAGGATATGTTTATTGCAGTTATGACGCTGTTTGGCGCATTCGGGCTCATGCTGACCATTAACTGGAAGCTGGCGGTGCTGACCTTTATTATTATTCCGCTGATGGTCTACCTGTCGCTGTATTTCAGCCGCAAAATGTCCAAGGCGTTCCGTCGGATGTTTTCCGATATTGCCGACTATAATGCCCGCGTTGAAAATACAGTAAGCGGCATTCGCGTCGTTCAAGCTTTCTCCAACGAGAAGCATGAAGTGAATCAATTTGAAGTGAACAATGGCCGTTTTCTGCAAACGAAGCTGGTCGCTTACCGCGTTATGGCTTGGAACTCATCGATCAGCTACATACTGATGAAATTCGTTTCCTTGTTTGTACTCGCTTGCGGTACATGGTTCGTTATTCAAGGTCAAATGACGTTCGGGGAATTTATGGCATTTGTCCTGCTTTCGAATGTGTTTCTAGGCCCAATTGAAAAAATCAACTCGGTTATTGAGACGTATCCGAAGGGAATTGCCGGCTTCAAGCGTTATTTGGAGCTGCTCGAGACGGAGCCGGACATTGAGGATGCGCCGGATGCGAAGCCGATTAGCCGCCTGGAAGGAGAAATCACATTCCGCGATGTTTCCTTCGGTTATGAGGAAGGCAAATCGATTTTGAATCATATTGATTTGACTGTGAAAACAGGAGAGACGGTAGCTCTTGTTGGACCATCGGGAGCCGGCAAAACGACGATATGCAGCCTGCTGCCGCGCTTCTATGAGGTGACGGGCGGGGCGATTGAGATTGATGGCCTCGATATTCGGAAAATTAAGCTCGATTCGCTGCGCGGCCAAATCGGTATCGTCCAGCAGGATGTGTTCTTGTTTGATGGCACGATTCGTGAAAATATCGCTTACGGCAAGCTGAATGCCACTGAGGACGAAATTTGGGAGGCGGCTCGCAGAGCGCAGCTGGAGGAGCTTATTCTTTCGCAGGGCCAAGGCCTTGATACGCTTATCGGCGAACGCGGCGTCAAATTGTCTGGCGGACAGAAGCAGCGTCTTTCCATTGCCCGCATGTTCCTGAAAAATCCGCCGATCCTTATTCTTGATGAAGCGACCTCGGCGCTTGATACGGCTACGGAAGCAGCGATTCAGCAGGCGCTGGCTGAGCTGTCCAAAGGGCGCACGACGCTCGTTATTGCGCATCGCCTGGCGACGATCAAGAACGCTGACCGCATCGTGGTCGTTACGGAGGAAGGCATTAAAGAGCAGGGCAGCCATGATGAGCTGCTGGCCATTAAAG